A window of the Hordeum vulgare subsp. vulgare chromosome 5H, MorexV3_pseudomolecules_assembly, whole genome shotgun sequence genome harbors these coding sequences:
- the LOC123395741 gene encoding uncharacterized protein LOC123395741: MCATYCTKQRNRSLAAMAVDLTPRQPAKAYRGEGGAYYEWSPAELPMPGVASIGAAKLSLAAGGMSLPSYSDSAKVAYVLQGCK, translated from the exons ATGTGTGCTACATACTGTACCAAGCAGCG GAATCGATCGTTGGCGGCGATGGCGGTGGATCTGACCCCGAGGCAGCCGGCAAAGGCATACAGGGGCGAGGGAGGCGCATACTACGAGTGGAGCCCGGCCGAGCTGCCCATGCCGGGCGTCGCCTCCATCGGAGCCGCCAAGCTCTCGCTCGCCGCCGGCGGCATGTCGCTCCCCAGCTACTCCGACTCCGCCAAGGTCGCCTACGTCCTCCAAG GTTGCAAGTAG